Proteins encoded within one genomic window of Xylophilus sp. GOD-11R:
- the hemP gene encoding hemin uptake protein HemP, with the protein MPEEDDDETEIGGASLASILSSELLRGKKAVSICHNGAVYRLQATRLGKLILTK; encoded by the coding sequence ATGCCGGAAGAAGACGACGACGAAACCGAGATCGGCGGCGCATCGCTCGCGTCCATCCTCAGTTCCGAACTCCTTCGCGGCAAGAAAGCCGTGTCCATCTGCCACAACGGCGCGGTCTACCGGCTGCAGGCTACCCGCCTCGGCAAGTTGATCCTCACCAAGTAA
- the rlmD gene encoding 23S rRNA (uracil(1939)-C(5))-methyltransferase RlmD codes for MTEEISGTDSSAPAALTTRPADPLLAIFPDALSVESLDLEAQGVARRADGKVVFIEGALPGELVSANVHRKKNNWEQASLLAIHRESSQRVRPGCPHFGLHAGACGGCKMQHLHAGAQVAVKQRVVEDNLWHLGKIRPDTLLRPIEGPTWGYRWRARLSVRHVIKKGTVLIGFHERKSRYIADMKVCPVLPPHVDALLMPLRGLIASLDARDTCPQIELACGDSVTALVLRHLEPLSGGDLGRLRAFAAEHVDAGVQWWLQPKGPDTVQLLDAQDARPLSYALPDFGIDMPFKPTDFTQVNPHINRVLVSRALRLLDVRPQERVIDWFCGLGNFTLPLATQARQVRGIEGSEALVARARANYARHQATGPRTPLSPTDFMARNLFEMTPALLLKDGVADKWLVDPPREGAFALARALADLCRQQQGLPPIGTAEAEAGENTKNTNEPVPAADLAGWTPPKRIVYVSCNPATLARDAGLLVHMGGYRCSSAGAVNMFPHTAHVESIAVFDYVGSGA; via the coding sequence ATGACAGAAGAAATTTCCGGCACCGACAGCAGTGCCCCGGCGGCTCTCACCACGAGGCCGGCCGACCCGCTACTCGCCATTTTTCCGGACGCGCTCAGCGTCGAATCCCTGGACCTGGAAGCGCAGGGCGTGGCGCGCCGCGCCGACGGCAAGGTGGTCTTCATCGAAGGCGCCTTGCCCGGCGAACTGGTCAGCGCCAACGTACACCGCAAGAAGAACAACTGGGAGCAGGCCAGCCTGCTGGCCATCCACCGCGAATCGTCGCAGCGGGTGCGTCCCGGTTGTCCGCATTTCGGCCTGCACGCCGGTGCCTGCGGCGGCTGCAAGATGCAGCACCTGCACGCCGGCGCCCAGGTGGCGGTGAAGCAGCGGGTGGTGGAAGACAACCTGTGGCATCTTGGCAAGATCCGGCCCGACACCCTGCTGCGGCCGATCGAGGGCCCGACCTGGGGCTATCGCTGGCGCGCCCGGCTGTCGGTGCGCCACGTGATCAAGAAGGGCACGGTGCTGATCGGCTTTCACGAGCGCAAGAGCCGCTACATCGCCGACATGAAGGTCTGCCCGGTGCTGCCGCCGCATGTCGACGCCTTGCTGATGCCGCTGCGTGGGCTGATCGCCTCCCTGGACGCGCGTGACACCTGCCCGCAGATCGAGCTGGCCTGCGGCGATTCGGTGACCGCGCTGGTGCTGCGGCACCTGGAGCCACTGTCTGGTGGTGACCTGGGGCGGCTGCGCGCTTTCGCCGCCGAGCACGTCGACGCCGGCGTGCAGTGGTGGCTGCAGCCCAAAGGGCCGGACACGGTGCAACTGCTCGACGCGCAGGACGCCCGGCCGCTGTCTTACGCGCTGCCCGATTTCGGCATCGACATGCCGTTCAAGCCGACCGATTTCACGCAGGTCAACCCGCACATCAACCGGGTGCTGGTGAGCCGGGCGCTGCGGCTGCTCGACGTGCGGCCGCAGGAGCGGGTGATCGACTGGTTCTGCGGGCTGGGCAATTTCACGCTGCCGCTGGCCACGCAGGCCCGGCAGGTGCGCGGCATCGAGGGCAGCGAAGCCCTGGTGGCGCGGGCGCGGGCCAACTACGCCCGGCACCAGGCGACCGGGCCTCGCACGCCGCTGTCGCCGACCGACTTCATGGCGCGCAACCTGTTCGAGATGACGCCGGCGCTGCTGCTGAAGGACGGCGTGGCCGACAAGTGGCTGGTGGATCCGCCGCGCGAAGGTGCGTTCGCCCTGGCGCGGGCGCTGGCCGACCTGTGCCGGCAGCAGCAGGGGCTGCCGCCCATCGGCACCGCCGAAGCCGAGGCGGGCGAGAACACCAAGAACACCAACGAGCCGGTGCCGGCCGCCGATCTGGCGGGCTGGACGCCGCCGAAACGCATCGTCTATGTCAGCTGCAACCCGGCCACGCTGGCGCGCGACGCGGGCCTGCTGGTGCACATGGGGGGATATCGGTGCAGTTCGGCCGGGGCGGTGAACATGTTCCCGCACACCGCGCACGTGGAAAGCATCGCGGTGTTCGACTACGTGGGCTCGGGCGCCTGA
- a CDS encoding heme-binding protein, translating into MKTKSVLELADVKKIAAAAEAEALKNGWAVTIAIADDGGYPLWVQRLDGAAATSASIAPAKAHTAAVGRRESKAFEDIINGGRTAFLTAPGLSGLLEGGVPIVKDGQVIGAVGVSGVKSTEDAQIAKAGIAALGL; encoded by the coding sequence ATGAAAACCAAATCCGTACTCGAACTCGCCGATGTCAAGAAGATCGCCGCCGCTGCCGAAGCCGAAGCACTGAAGAACGGTTGGGCGGTCACTATCGCCATCGCCGACGACGGCGGTTATCCGTTGTGGGTGCAGCGACTCGACGGCGCGGCGGCTACCTCGGCCAGCATTGCCCCGGCCAAGGCCCACACCGCCGCGGTCGGCCGTCGTGAGAGCAAGGCATTCGAAGACATCATCAATGGTGGTCGTACGGCTTTCCTCACGGCGCCAGGCCTGTCGGGCCTGCTCGAAGGCGGCGTGCCTATCGTCAAGGATGGGCAAGTGATCGGTGCGGTCGGCGTGAGCGGCGTGAAGTCCACCGAAGACGCCCAGATCGCCAAGGCCGGCATCGCAGCGCTGGGTCTCTGA
- a CDS encoding tripartite tricarboxylate transporter substrate binding protein: MRRRQLILSTAAAALALPTATRAQMTGRPIRLVVPYAAGGPLDATARILAERVKDSLGPVIVDNKPGAGGNIGADIVAKAAPDGLTIGLSATATHAVNPWLYKRMPFDAAHDFAGITQMVRVPNVLVMNADTARRLNIRTVPELIAYAKRNPGKLNYGSGGNGSAGHLAGEMFKQQAGIFAVHIPYNGGSPAQLALLSGQVDFNFDNLATAAPNIRSGKLLAIAVTTVHRSPALPDVPPVSDTLKGFAIDTWWGLVAPARTPHEVVQRLNHAFVEALNSPETKARFATLLAEPVASTPEQFDAFMHAELAKYQALVKASGASVD; the protein is encoded by the coding sequence ATGCGACGCCGCCAACTGATCCTCTCCACGGCCGCCGCCGCGCTGGCCCTGCCGACCGCCACACGCGCCCAGATGACCGGACGGCCGATCCGCCTGGTCGTGCCCTATGCGGCCGGCGGCCCGCTCGACGCCACCGCCCGCATCCTGGCCGAGCGGGTGAAGGACAGCCTGGGCCCGGTCATCGTCGACAACAAACCCGGCGCCGGCGGCAACATCGGCGCCGACATCGTCGCCAAGGCCGCGCCCGACGGCCTGACCATCGGCCTGTCGGCCACCGCCACGCACGCGGTCAACCCGTGGCTCTACAAACGCATGCCGTTCGACGCGGCACACGACTTTGCCGGCATCACGCAGATGGTGCGGGTGCCCAACGTGCTGGTCATGAATGCCGACACCGCCCGGCGGCTGAACATCCGCACCGTGCCGGAGCTCATCGCCTACGCCAAGCGCAATCCGGGCAAGCTCAACTACGGCAGCGGCGGCAACGGCAGCGCGGGCCATCTGGCCGGCGAGATGTTCAAGCAGCAGGCCGGCATCTTCGCGGTGCACATTCCCTACAACGGCGGCAGCCCGGCGCAGTTGGCGCTGCTCTCCGGCCAGGTCGACTTCAACTTCGACAACCTCGCTACCGCGGCGCCCAACATCCGCTCGGGCAAGCTGCTGGCCATCGCAGTCACCACCGTGCACCGCAGCCCGGCCCTGCCCGATGTGCCGCCGGTTTCCGACACGCTCAAGGGCTTCGCCATCGACACCTGGTGGGGCCTGGTCGCGCCGGCCCGCACGCCGCACGAGGTGGTGCAGCGGCTCAACCACGCCTTCGTCGAGGCGCTGAATTCGCCTGAAACCAAAGCCCGTTTCGCCACGCTGCTGGCCGAGCCGGTCGCCAGCACGCCCGAACAGTTCGACGCCTTCATGCATGCCGAGCTCGCCAAGTACCAGGCCCTGGTCAAGGCCAGCGGCGCGAGCGTCGACTAG
- a CDS encoding CDP-6-deoxy-delta-3,4-glucoseen reductase, with protein MSFQVSVQPSGRAFHLQDDETILAAAIRQGIGLPYGCKDGACGSCKCKKLEGSVTLGEYQPKALSADELAAGFILTCRAQAMSDVVLESRHVTDESAFPVRKMPVRVASLERKSADVMVVRLQLPATENLRYHAGQYIEFILRDGSRRAYSMATAPHRQDETGPSAELHIRHMPGGKFTDQVFSTLKERDILRCEGPFGSFYLQEDSQKPIVMLASGTGFAPIKALIEQMRHKGSERPVTLYWGGRRPADLYLHDWVLQQAAEMPHLRYVPVVSNALPEDAWTGRTGFVHQAVLDDFADLSGHQVYACGAPIVVESAQAAYTAQRGLPAEEFYADAFTSEADKHLG; from the coding sequence ATGAGCTTCCAAGTATCCGTGCAGCCTAGCGGCCGCGCATTCCATCTCCAGGACGACGAGACGATCCTCGCCGCGGCCATTCGCCAGGGCATCGGCCTGCCCTACGGCTGCAAGGACGGCGCCTGCGGCTCCTGCAAATGCAAGAAGCTCGAAGGCAGCGTCACCCTGGGGGAATACCAGCCCAAGGCCCTGTCGGCAGACGAGCTCGCCGCCGGCTTCATCCTTACCTGCCGCGCCCAGGCCATGAGCGACGTGGTACTTGAATCGCGCCACGTCACCGACGAAAGCGCCTTCCCGGTGCGCAAGATGCCGGTGCGCGTCGCCTCGCTCGAACGCAAGTCCGCCGACGTGATGGTGGTTCGCCTGCAGCTGCCCGCCACCGAAAACCTGCGTTACCACGCCGGGCAGTACATCGAATTCATCCTGCGCGACGGCAGCCGCCGCGCCTATTCGATGGCCACCGCGCCGCACCGCCAGGACGAGACCGGCCCCAGCGCCGAACTGCACATCCGCCACATGCCCGGCGGCAAGTTCACCGACCAGGTCTTCTCCACCCTCAAGGAACGCGACATCCTGCGCTGCGAAGGCCCCTTCGGCAGCTTCTACCTGCAGGAAGACTCGCAAAAGCCCATCGTCATGCTGGCCTCGGGGACCGGTTTCGCGCCGATCAAGGCCCTCATCGAGCAGATGCGCCACAAGGGCAGCGAGCGCCCCGTCACGCTCTATTGGGGTGGCCGCCGCCCGGCCGACCTCTACCTGCACGACTGGGTGCTGCAGCAGGCCGCCGAAATGCCCCATCTGCGCTACGTGCCGGTGGTCTCGAACGCCCTGCCCGAAGACGCCTGGACCGGCCGCACCGGTTTCGTCCACCAGGCGGTGCTCGACGATTTCGCCGACCTCTCCGGCCACCAGGTCTATGCCTGCGGCGCGCCCATCGTCGTCGAATCCGCCCAGGCCGCCTACACGGCACAGCGTGGCCTGCCGGCCGAAGAGTTCTACGCCGACGCCTTCACCAGCGAGGCCGACAAGCACCTCGGCTGA
- a CDS encoding biopolymer transporter ExbD, giving the protein MAFGTQDDTDEVMNEINMTPLVDVMLVLLIIFIITVPVMKNSVPIDLPRATAQPENAKPETIQLSVAADGTYFWNATAIPDDQLTQRLASESTHEPQPELHIKGDKSVRYERVAKAMAAAQQAGIRKIGFVTDPEGS; this is encoded by the coding sequence ATGGCTTTCGGTACCCAGGACGACACCGACGAGGTGATGAACGAGATCAACATGACGCCGCTGGTCGACGTCATGCTGGTGCTGCTCATCATCTTCATCATCACGGTGCCGGTCATGAAGAACTCGGTGCCCATCGACCTGCCGCGCGCCACCGCGCAGCCCGAGAACGCCAAGCCCGAGACGATCCAGCTCAGCGTCGCGGCCGACGGCACCTACTTCTGGAACGCCACCGCGATTCCCGACGACCAGCTCACGCAGCGGCTGGCCAGCGAATCCACCCATGAGCCTCAGCCAGAGCTACACATCAAGGGCGACAAGAGCGTGCGCTACGAGCGCGTGGCCAAGGCGATGGCGGCGGCGCAGCAGGCCGGCATCCGCAAGATCGGTTTCGTGACCGATCCCGAGGGCTCCTGA
- a CDS encoding chemotaxis protein CheW, with translation MSTDSTIPAMPATLQVTDTEVFMPFMRDVARCEQSLQELNLMWRIIESSAKMNCPVEAKTILPTMAATREGFAKLEQELVASLVQEKVRNVMDGIATKAQYVIDIVVRNLFERTADVGFLATDRVLCEFLAADPDDADARREEVRRRLQEYRSKYTVYDEILLLDTQGRVMVQVDAGSPVTQSADPLVAETLASESYVETFRATDLRPQLDRALVYSRRMHHPETGAVVGLLCLGFNLAQEMQGIFDSHRDGDERANLLLLDADDRVIASADPLWLPPGTRLPTNVAGSPMPCVFGGREYLVRTFRSAGYQGYPGPAGWQGQVMVPVDVAFRGNAGTAGDVLAGLEPAVAEGLLSHADSFCPPLFEIMSAARTIQRIVWNGQVMTVGQEGDMAKLKTVLDQISETGNRSNELFARSIRDLYQTVLASSLRNAQFTSHLLVDLLDRNLYERSDDCRWWALTPELRAGLAEATLADDTRRRFGDILAYINGLYTVYTRLFVYDRDGTIVASTGDAALGTPERPGMPVVGAGIAAQTLSSVLALRTAQDYHVSPFEPTGLYGDADTYVYHAAIRDLADPGRIVGGIGIVFDSTPEFLNMLRAGLAGKSETKSKALYVARDGRILSSTDPTRQVGTRLALDADLLALPAGRGASRITEHDGQYGIVACTASSGYREFKTSDGYQEDVLAVVFETFGAVRSGAGLADRSALRIDTDATRAAGTEYATFFCRESLYAIAALHVLEAVPYSDVRPTPLGGGGRIGILGLQRAELNHRFMWVYDLAQLIGADASRVTGNSQVLVLRHGAHTIGLLVDDLHAVPQFAPAQIIRTPLAVSGQSMLVTEVIKANRGELLIQAVDIPRLFAWLIDGIEPGDDPAGGAQMQMQAA, from the coding sequence ATGTCAACAGATTCCACGATTCCCGCCATGCCGGCCACCCTGCAGGTGACCGACACCGAAGTCTTCATGCCTTTCATGCGCGATGTCGCGCGCTGCGAGCAGTCGCTGCAGGAGCTCAACCTGATGTGGCGGATCATCGAATCGTCCGCCAAGATGAACTGCCCGGTCGAGGCCAAGACCATCCTGCCGACCATGGCCGCCACCCGCGAGGGCTTCGCCAAGCTGGAGCAGGAACTCGTCGCCAGCCTAGTGCAGGAAAAAGTGCGCAACGTCATGGACGGCATTGCCACCAAGGCGCAATACGTGATCGACATCGTGGTGCGCAATCTGTTCGAGCGCACCGCCGACGTCGGCTTTCTGGCCACCGACCGGGTGCTCTGCGAATTCCTCGCCGCCGACCCGGACGATGCCGACGCCCGCCGCGAAGAGGTGCGCCGCCGCCTGCAGGAATACCGCAGCAAATACACGGTCTACGACGAGATCCTGCTGCTCGACACCCAGGGCCGCGTGATGGTGCAGGTCGACGCCGGCTCGCCCGTCACACAAAGCGCCGATCCGCTGGTCGCCGAAACCCTCGCCAGCGAAAGCTACGTCGAGACCTTCCGCGCCACCGACCTGCGCCCGCAGCTCGACCGCGCCCTCGTCTACTCGCGCCGCATGCACCATCCCGAGACCGGCGCGGTCGTGGGCCTGCTCTGCCTGGGCTTCAACCTGGCGCAGGAGATGCAGGGCATCTTCGACAGCCACCGCGACGGCGACGAGCGCGCCAACCTGCTGCTGCTCGACGCCGACGATCGCGTCATCGCCAGCGCCGACCCGCTCTGGCTGCCGCCCGGCACCCGGCTGCCGACCAATGTCGCGGGCTCGCCCATGCCCTGCGTCTTCGGTGGCCGCGAATACCTGGTGCGCACCTTCCGCTCGGCCGGCTACCAGGGCTATCCCGGCCCGGCCGGCTGGCAGGGCCAGGTGATGGTGCCGGTCGACGTGGCTTTTCGCGGCAACGCCGGCACCGCCGGCGACGTGCTGGCGGGCCTGGAGCCGGCGGTGGCCGAAGGCCTGCTCTCGCATGCCGACTCGTTCTGCCCGCCGCTCTTCGAGATCATGAGCGCCGCGCGCACCATCCAGCGCATCGTCTGGAACGGCCAGGTGATGACGGTCGGCCAGGAGGGCGACATGGCCAAGCTGAAGACCGTGCTCGACCAGATCAGCGAGACCGGCAACCGCAGCAACGAACTCTTCGCGCGCTCCATCCGCGACCTCTACCAGACGGTGCTGGCGTCGAGCCTGCGCAATGCGCAGTTCACTTCTCACCTGCTGGTCGACCTGCTCGACCGCAATCTCTACGAACGCTCCGATGACTGCCGCTGGTGGGCCCTGACGCCCGAGCTGCGCGCGGGCCTGGCCGAGGCCACGCTGGCCGACGACACCCGGCGCCGCTTCGGCGACATCCTGGCCTACATCAACGGCCTCTACACCGTCTACACCCGGCTCTTCGTCTATGACCGCGACGGCACCATCGTCGCGTCCACCGGCGATGCCGCCCTGGGCACGCCGGAGCGCCCTGGCATGCCGGTCGTCGGCGCCGGCATCGCAGCGCAGACCCTGTCGAGCGTGCTGGCGCTGCGCACCGCGCAGGACTACCACGTCAGCCCCTTCGAGCCGACCGGCCTTTACGGTGACGCCGACACCTACGTCTACCACGCAGCCATTCGCGACCTGGCCGATCCAGGTCGCATCGTCGGCGGCATCGGCATCGTGTTCGACTCGACGCCCGAGTTCCTGAACATGCTGCGCGCGGGCCTGGCCGGCAAGTCCGAGACCAAGTCCAAGGCGCTCTACGTGGCGCGCGACGGCCGCATCCTCTCCAGCACCGACCCCACGCGACAGGTCGGTACCCGCCTGGCGCTCGACGCCGACCTGCTCGCCCTGCCCGCCGGTCGCGGCGCATCGCGCATCACCGAACACGACGGCCAATACGGCATCGTGGCCTGCACCGCTTCCAGCGGCTACCGCGAGTTCAAGACCAGCGACGGCTACCAGGAAGACGTGCTCGCCGTCGTCTTCGAGACTTTCGGCGCGGTGCGCAGCGGCGCGGGCCTGGCCGACCGCAGCGCCTTGCGCATCGACACCGACGCCACGCGCGCTGCCGGCACCGAATACGCCACCTTCTTCTGCCGGGAGTCGCTCTACGCCATTGCCGCCCTGCACGTGCTGGAAGCCGTGCCGTATTCCGACGTACGCCCCACCCCGCTGGGTGGCGGCGGCCGTATCGGCATCCTGGGATTGCAGCGGGCCGAGCTCAACCACCGTTTCATGTGGGTCTACGACCTGGCCCAGCTGATCGGCGCCGATGCCTCGCGGGTCACCGGCAACAGCCAGGTGCTGGTGCTGCGCCACGGCGCCCACACCATCGGCCTGCTGGTCGACGACCTGCACGCCGTGCCGCAGTTCGCGCCGGCCCAGATCATCCGCACGCCGCTGGCGGTGAGCGGGCAGTCGATGCTGGTCACCGAGGTCATCAAGGCCAACCGGGGCGAGCTGCTGATCCAGGCGGTCGACATCCCGCGCCTGTTCGCCTGGCTGATCGACGGCATCGAGCCCGGCGACGACCCGGCCGGGGGCGCGCAGATGCAAATGCAAGCGGCCTGA
- a CDS encoding TonB family protein — MTAAHSPVSPVSSRSGSSRLPPFPRVSRNVAIAGGVVLFHAAALWAVQSGLARKVAEVVIPVEILSEIIAPPKPAPPPPPPPAPPQKEVVKKTVAPKPIAIRDPVPTPNAPTGVVQPEPPAPAPPSPAPPAPPAPAVAPAPPAPPAPKLVDVTEGQVQYINAPQVSYPSISKRLGESGKVVLSVYYSAQGVPKRVTIEVSSGFDRLDKAAQDAQMQSRITPIQRAGANAETEFRFRATTNFVLN, encoded by the coding sequence CGTCAGCCGCAACGTCGCCATTGCCGGCGGTGTCGTGCTTTTTCATGCCGCCGCGCTGTGGGCGGTGCAGAGCGGCCTGGCGCGCAAGGTCGCCGAGGTGGTGATCCCGGTCGAGATCCTCAGCGAGATCATCGCGCCGCCCAAACCCGCGCCGCCGCCGCCGCCTCCGCCTGCGCCGCCGCAGAAGGAAGTCGTCAAGAAAACCGTCGCGCCCAAGCCCATCGCCATCCGCGATCCGGTGCCGACTCCCAACGCTCCCACCGGCGTGGTCCAGCCCGAACCGCCGGCGCCCGCCCCGCCGTCTCCTGCGCCACCGGCACCGCCCGCACCCGCCGTGGCCCCCGCGCCGCCGGCACCGCCCGCGCCCAAGCTCGTCGACGTGACCGAAGGCCAGGTGCAGTACATCAACGCGCCGCAAGTCTCCTATCCGTCCATCAGCAAGCGCCTGGGTGAATCCGGGAAAGTCGTGCTGTCGGTCTACTACAGCGCACAGGGCGTGCCCAAGCGCGTGACCATCGAAGTCTCCAGCGGCTTCGACCGGCTCGACAAGGCAGCCCAGGATGCGCAGATGCAGTCGCGCATCACCCCCATCCAGCGCGCGGGCGCCAACGCGGAAACCGAATTCCGCTTCCGCGCCACCACGAACTTCGTGCTCAATTAA
- a CDS encoding MotA/TolQ/ExbB proton channel family protein has protein sequence MESQFGIANVWTQGDFVTRAVAILLLGMSLASWMVIVIKALDVVRYKAFARNADDFWHSEDFAAALAKLGADSSNPFRQLALEGREATAHHRNTKAHLHDSLDVSDWITRTLRNAIDETTARMQAGLAILASVGSTAPFIGLFGTVWGIYHALMSIGTAGQATIDKVAGPIGESLIMTALGLAVAIPAVLGYNALVRGNKSVLNKLNSFAHDLHAYFVTGARVSASPATVLPLKKGN, from the coding sequence ATGGAATCGCAATTCGGCATCGCCAACGTCTGGACCCAGGGTGACTTCGTCACCCGAGCGGTCGCCATCCTGCTGCTCGGCATGTCACTGGCCTCCTGGATGGTCATCGTGATCAAGGCGCTCGACGTGGTGCGCTACAAGGCCTTCGCCCGCAACGCCGACGACTTCTGGCACAGCGAAGACTTCGCAGCCGCCCTGGCCAAGCTCGGGGCCGATTCGTCCAATCCGTTCCGCCAGCTCGCCCTGGAAGGCCGTGAAGCCACCGCTCACCACCGCAACACCAAGGCGCACCTGCACGACAGCCTGGACGTGAGCGACTGGATCACCCGCACCCTGCGCAACGCCATCGACGAAACCACCGCGCGCATGCAGGCGGGCCTGGCGATCCTCGCCTCGGTCGGCTCCACCGCGCCTTTCATCGGCCTGTTCGGCACCGTCTGGGGCATCTACCACGCGCTGATGAGCATCGGCACCGCCGGCCAGGCGACGATCGACAAGGTGGCTGGCCCCATCGGCGAATCGCTCATCATGACCGCGCTGGGCCTGGCTGTCGCCATTCCCGCCGTGCTCGGCTACAACGCCCTGGTGCGGGGCAACAAGTCGGTGCTCAACAAGCTCAACAGCTTCGCCCACGACCTGCACGCCTACTTCGTCACCGGCGCCCGCGTCAGCGCCTCGCCCGCGACGGTGCTGCCGCTCAAGAAGGGAAACTGA
- a CDS encoding SDR family oxidoreductase: MRPSSPPPRRALPARFRRPRLLIVGCGDVGLRVAAFVSRGVRVMALTSSPERLPELRARGILPLSGNLDRPVDLRRLAGIAQRVLVLAPPPGQGEGDPRTVALLRALSRAWPPVALVYGSTSGVYGDCAGALVDETRAPRPTTPRGRRRVAAETAVRRFGRGGAQTAILRIPGIYAPDREGGTPRGRLQRGTPTLREQDDVYTSHIHADDLARACLAALWRGGPGRVFNICDDTRLKMGDYFDFAADLYGLPRPPRVDRETAARELSPMQMSFMSESRRLDNRRMKQELRLVLRYPTIVEGLA, from the coding sequence ATGCGCCCCTCCTCACCGCCCCCCCGGCGCGCTCTGCCTGCGCGCTTTCGCCGGCCGCGCCTGCTGATCGTGGGATGCGGCGATGTCGGCCTGCGCGTGGCGGCTTTCGTGTCGCGTGGCGTGCGGGTGATGGCGCTGACGTCTTCGCCGGAACGGCTGCCGGAACTGCGGGCGCGCGGCATCCTGCCCTTGTCGGGCAACCTCGATCGCCCGGTCGATCTGCGGCGCCTGGCGGGCATCGCCCAGCGGGTGCTGGTGCTGGCGCCACCACCCGGCCAGGGGGAGGGTGATCCGCGCACGGTGGCGCTGCTGCGGGCCCTGTCGCGGGCCTGGCCGCCGGTGGCGCTGGTGTATGGGTCGACCAGCGGCGTGTATGGCGACTGCGCTGGCGCGCTGGTGGACGAAACCCGGGCGCCGCGCCCGACCACGCCGCGCGGACGCCGACGGGTGGCCGCCGAAACCGCCGTGCGGCGCTTCGGCCGCGGCGGGGCGCAGACGGCGATCCTGCGCATTCCCGGCATCTACGCGCCCGACCGCGAAGGTGGCACCCCGCGCGGCCGGCTGCAGCGCGGCACGCCGACCTTGCGCGAACAGGACGACGTCTACACCAGTCATATCCATGCGGACGACCTGGCGCGCGCCTGCCTGGCGGCGCTGTGGCGCGGCGGGCCGGGGCGGGTGTTCAACATCTGCGACGACACGCGGCTGAAGATGGGCGACTACTTCGATTTCGCGGCCGATCTTTACGGTTTACCGAGGCCGCCGCGGGTCGACCGCGAGACCGCCGCGCGCGAGCTCTCGCCGATGCAGATGAGCTTCATGTCGGAGTCGCGCCGCCTGGACAACCGGCGCATGAAGCAGGAGCTGCGGTTGGTGCTGCGCTACCCGACGATTGTGGAAGGCCTGGCCTGA
- a CDS encoding Bax inhibitor-1/YccA family protein yields MSEPLQTFNAGTAANGWAVAQRDQRQRVMRNTYWLLALSMLPTVLGAWMGVATGITRSLNGGLGLVVFLAGAFGFMYAIQKTKNSAAGVPVLLAFTFFMGIMLSRMIAMVLGFSNGASLVMTAFAGTAGVFLAMASLATVIKRDLSGMGKFLFVGVIVLLIASVIAMFVPSTGAMLAISVASIGIFSAYMLYDLKQIIDGGETNYISATLSLYLDLFNVFQSLLALLGIVGGERD; encoded by the coding sequence GTGAGCGAACCCCTTCAAACCTTCAATGCCGGCACCGCCGCCAACGGCTGGGCCGTCGCGCAGCGCGACCAGCGCCAGCGCGTCATGCGCAACACCTACTGGTTGCTGGCGCTGAGCATGCTGCCGACCGTGCTGGGCGCCTGGATGGGCGTGGCCACCGGCATCACCCGCTCGCTCAACGGCGGGCTCGGCCTGGTGGTTTTCCTGGCCGGCGCCTTCGGCTTCATGTACGCCATCCAGAAAACCAAGAACTCCGCCGCGGGCGTGCCGGTGCTGCTGGCGTTCACCTTCTTCATGGGCATCATGCTGTCGCGCATGATTGCGATGGTGCTGGGGTTCTCCAACGGCGCCTCGCTCGTCATGACAGCGTTTGCCGGCACCGCCGGCGTGTTCCTGGCCATGGCCTCACTCGCCACGGTCATCAAGCGCGACCTGTCGGGCATGGGCAAGTTCCTGTTCGTCGGCGTGATCGTGCTGCTGATCGCCTCGGTCATCGCCATGTTCGTGCCATCGACCGGCGCCATGCTGGCGATCTCGGTGGCCTCCATCGGCATCTTCAGCGCCTACATGCTGTATGACCTCAAGCAGATCATCGACGGCGGTGAAACCAACTACATCAGCGCCACCCTGTCGCTGTACCTGGACCTGTTCAACGTATTCCAGAGCCTGCTGGCCCTGCTGGGCATCGTCGGCGGCGAACGCGACTGA